TCCGGCGCGCAACGAGGCGCGCAACCTGCCGCAGACCCTGCCGGGTTTTCTGGCGCAGGGGGCTGGCGAGGTGCTGGTGCTGGACGACGACAGCGACGACGAAACTGCCCAGCTGGCCCGTGACGCCGGGGCCACAGTGCTCAGCGGGCAGCCACTGCCGTCCGGCTGGCACGGCAAGCCCTGGGCCTGTCAGCAGCTGGCCGGGGCCGCGCACGGCGAGTGGCTGGTCTTTACCGACGCCGACGTGACCTGGCAGCCGGGCGCCCTGGCCGAAGCCCTGGCGTATTTCCGGCAGTCGGGCACCGACCTGATGACGGTGTGGCCGCAGCAGGACAACCGCCACCCCGGCGAACGTATTCTGACCCCGCTGGTAGACGACGTACTGCTGAGCCTGCTGCCCTGGCCGCTGCTGGCGGTGCCCACCCCGGAAGCCAGCGCCGCCAACGGGCAGGTGATGATCTTCCGCCGCGACTTTTACGAGCGCCTGGGCGGGCACGCCGCCGTCCGCGCCGAACTGCTGGAAGATGTGATGTTTGCCCGCGCCGTCAAGGCGGCCGGGGGCCAGGTCACGCTGATGCTGGGCGGGGGCGCGGTGCGGGTGCGGATGTACCGCTCCTACGCCGAATCGGTCACCGGGTTCAGCAAGGGCCTGCTGAGTTTTCACGGGGGGCAGCGCGCGCTGCTGCCGCTCAGCTTGGCGCTGCATCTGGTCACCTATACCCTGCCCTACCTGAGCGGGCAGCGGGGGCTGGTGGCCGCCGGGCTGGCCGAAGGGCTGCTGGTCCGGGTGCTGACCCACCGCACCCGCCCCGCCGACCTGGCCGAGGTGCTACTGACCCCGCTGCTGCCGCTGCTGGCGCTGCCGGTGTACCGACAGGCGGCCCGGCCCGAGGTGGTCT
This region of Deinococcus sp. Marseille-Q6407 genomic DNA includes:
- a CDS encoding glycosyltransferase yields the protein MRRRAQTSGWQRAAGLVAGSFLAVKLGTLLVNAAHFPRLSGKMRPATPGSLPEVSLLIPARNEARNLPQTLPGFLAQGAGEVLVLDDDSDDETAQLARDAGATVLSGQPLPSGWHGKPWACQQLAGAAHGEWLVFTDADVTWQPGALAEALAYFRQSGTDLMTVWPQQDNRHPGERILTPLVDDVLLSLLPWPLLAVPTPEASAANGQVMIFRRDFYERLGGHAAVRAELLEDVMFARAVKAAGGQVTLMLGGGAVRVRMYRSYAESVTGFSKGLLSFHGGQRALLPLSLALHLVTYTLPYLSGQRGLVAAGLAEGLLVRVLTHRTRPADLAEVLLTPLLPLLALPVYRQAARPEVVWKGRVYRQGGAVTAAPTEADQ